Genomic window (Zingiber officinale cultivar Zhangliang chromosome 2B, Zo_v1.1, whole genome shotgun sequence):
tattctctctcctctataatgtttagggaatgaaatccattctctaaatttagtGAAGTACTTAAATGtataatttagggaatggataaaGTAACTGATGCAAGATTTTTTAGTTATTTtatccaaaatttaaaataaaatttttgaatagaGTATTTGATGTGTATACTCTTGGATTATAAATATCAAATCTCATCTctttattatttgaattttttaatttcataaatctttttaaaaatctttcattgCATATGTCCTTTTACATGCAAGATTTGGGTATTAAGAATAATGTAGAGCCTAAAAGAAAATCATAAGGAGATTTTGCAATAAGTTTTTTGTACGACATTGAGGtgatattaaaattataaaaaaaaacgtATAGAATACTAATCATTATAAATGTTCTCGGTGAAAGACTCGCATCTTAATACCGCATTATTCTTAGACTCTGCAAATACGGTATAGTGAAAAAAATATtcatgaaaataaataaaatattaaaaattcgaaTTTACTATGTACGAATATTTTATAGATTGATAATATGCATAAATTACAATTCAAATTTATTCAATAGACCAATAAAAAAATACAatctatctctaaaattaatcaaGTTATATAAAAAACTACCGCAATATTTTTATTCGCCTCAAAAATTCTATTAGCTTTACATAGAGTAAATTAgacatttttcttaaaattatgcTTGAAAATTTTTGTATATAAATAGTTTTTTTCATAATTAAAGTGGAAAAACTCTTTTGTATTGATACTAGAGTTAAATTTTACTTCTATTTGTTCTAAAAGGGTCtaacatttttttattaatccaaaattttaaattttgaagggGCATTTTGCTAAATTGTCGGAATCTAATAGctggaaataaaattttcacaTGTGTCCCACACtcagaaaaaaaaagtgaaactgATATTATAAATTAGCATCTCCGCCTCTGTTTCCGATCATGGCGGATCACGGAAATGGAGATTCTCTCCACATCGCCGTCTTCCCCTGGCTCGCCTTCGGCCACATGCTCCCCTTTCTCCGCCTCTCCAAGTCGCTGGCCAAGCGCCGCCACCGCGTCTCCTTCCTCTCCACCCCGAGAAACATCGCCCGCCTCCCTAAACTCCCTCCCGATGTCGCACCGTTTATTGACTTCGTACCTTTACCTTTGCCGCCTATCGACAACCTCCCGCTCGACGCCGAGTCCACAAATGACCTCCTTCCGGACCAAGTTCAGTACTTGAAGAAGGCGCTCGACGGACTGCAGAGTCCCTTCGCGTGCTTCCTCCGGTCGACAAAACCAGACTGGGTGATCATCGACTTCTGCCAGCACTGGGCACCAGCCATCGCTGCCGAGCTCAACGTCCCCTGTGCGTATTTCTCTATTTTTCGCGCCTCGACCTTGTTCATTTTTTCCGACAAGATCACCAGGCCGACATCGCTGCTGACCCCTGAGGAGTTCACCAAGCCGCCGGAAAGCGTCCCGTTTCCGACCACCCTCGCCTTCCGTCTCTACGAGGCGAAGGGGGTGATCTGGGCGTACCGAGACAATGCCTCCGGCATCAGCGACATGCAACGCATCACCTCTGTCCTGAAAGCGAGCAACTTGGTCGCCTTCCGGAGCTGCTTCGAACATGAATCCTCTTGGCTGTCGCTCTTCGCGACGCGATTTTGCGCCGGAGACGTCGTGCCGGTCGGCCTGCTGCCCACGCCGGAGGACGAACTAGCATCGCACGCCGAAGCGCAGTCATCGTCGACGGCGACCATCCTCCGGTGGCTGAGCGAGCAACTGCCGAGGAGCGTCGTCTACGTCGCGATAGGGAGCGAGGCGACACTGAGCGCAGAGCAGGAGCGCGAGCTGGCCTCAGGGCTGGAGCTCTCGGCGATGCCGTTTCTTTGGGCAGTAAGAAAGCCGTCAGGCTCGGGAGCAGGCGGAGGCGGCGGCTCTCGGCGCCACCACCACGGGATGGTGATCGAAGGTTGGGTTCCGCAGCTGGAGATCCTCCGGCACAATTCTGTGGGGGCCTTCCTGACGCACTGCGGATACAGCTCGGTGATCGAGGGCCTCCAGTTCGGACTGCCGCTGGTGATGCTGCCGTTGATCGTCGACACTGGACTGATCGCTCGGTGGTGCGTGGAAATGAAGGTGGGAGAGGAGGTGGCGAGGAACGAGGCCGATGGGTCGTTCACTGGAGAAGACGTGGCGGTGGCTATAAGGAAGGTGATGGTGGAAGAGGAAGTAGGGAAGGCGTTCCGAAGCAACTCTGAGAAGCAACGGGAAGTCTTCGCCGACATGAAGCTCCACGAGTCCTACGTGGACAGCTTCATCCAACGACTGAGATCAAAAGGAGACTACAACATCAATCTCCATGAACTGCAAGCCAGAAGCTCTCAATAATTCTGCCATCTGATTTCAATTTAATTTCTGCACTCTGTTTGAGGACTTTATCACAATATGTATTGCGTGGACTTTGTCACTATATGGATTGCATCGTTTTTATAATATCGTGTCGAAGCATGACACACTAAGACGATAATGCAAACTGTGCAGGAAATGAATTAAAGGAGCTAAGTGAAACAGAGATCAAATTTTGAATCACACCAATTAGACAGGCCAAATATAAGAACAACTTGTCATATCATTTGATTGCTGCAACAGAGTAATGTACCAGATCACTTGTTTAACTCTCAACAGGGGTTTTGGTCTATAGACTCCATCGAGTCTTTCAACTTGCCTAATTAAAAAAGATAATTATTTTTCGAATAATTTTGCTGGTTGAGAGTTCAACTACCAGCTTCATGGTGTGTCGGCCTCAGAAATTAGCTAATCTGTCTGAATCATAATACGTCATTGCCTCTTAATTTACTGAATTCAATCAATAACTTGAAGTATTAGATTTGTTTTAATATGATATGCAAGAGAACCGTTGGGCTAAATTGTTCatgttttaaattaataaaaattaattagctTATCTAAGCTTGTCgtgtgtttatatatatatatatatatatatatatatatatatatatatatatatatatatatattgatacggtgcatgtttGTGGAGTCAATAAGATGATGTGGTTATGAGTTAAGACCtcaagagggtcagaagtcaagctgacaTGAAGGTcaggaaggtcaaaagtcaagcctccgtggccggtCAGAAATCAAGCTGACTTGGAGGTcaggaaggtcaaaagtcaagcctccgtggccggtcagaaatcaagctgacctggaggtcaggaaggtcaaaagtcaagcatcCGTGGCCGGTCAAAAATCAAGCTAACGTATAGGTCAAgagggtcaaaagtcaagcttacgtggacagGGTCAAAGTCTCAGCAGATGGGACGATCCAAAGATGAGATTATATGTCGGACAAGGACCAGTTCTGATAGTGATCAAAGATCAGACCCACGGGCCAGGTCAGGAAGTACAAGTCATGGATAGCAGTAAACAGtaaacaggtctggacacagacctggcgtgcaggtcgggacattcaAGCCAAGGATCATAGGTATACATGCAGGTCTGGATACaaacctggcgtgcaggtcgggacgcacAAGCGATGGATAATAACAGATAAAAGtgggtcgggatacagacctggcgagcAGGTCGAAAAGTataagccatggatagcagtaaacagtaaacaggtctggacacagacctgacATGCAGGtagggacatccaagccaaggatcatagGTATACATGCAGGTCGGGACACACAAGCTATGGATAATAACAGATAAAAGCGgatcgggatacagacctggcgagcAGGTCGAAaagtacaagccatggatagcagtaaacagtaaacatgtctggacacagacctggcgtgcaggtcgggacatccaagccaaggatcatagGTATACATGCAGGTCTGGATACAGACTTGGCGAGCAGGTCGAAAAgtgcaagccatggataacagtaaacagtaaacaggtctggacacagacctggcgtgcaggtctggacatccaagccaaggatcatagGTATACATGCAGGTCTGGATACAGACCTGgtgtgcaggtcgggacgcacaagccatggatagcagtaaaCAATAAACAtgtctggacacagacctggcgtgcaggtcggaacgtacaagtcgGGGATTACAGATATAGAAGCAGGTATGGGCACAGacttggcgtgcaggtcgggacatccaagccaaggatcatagGTATACAAGCAGGTCTAGGCATAGACCTGGCGTGCGGGTCGGGACGCACAAGTCATCGATATAATAAATAGCAGGTCGAGATACATACTTGGCGagtaggtcggaacgtacaagccaaggataacagaCATACAGGCAGGATTAGACACAGACCCGGCGTGCAGGTCAGGAGGTGCCAGCCGGGGACAACAGCAGACAGAGGCAGGTCGGGGTACAGATCTCAAAATACAAATCCGTCGTCCAGATGCTACGAGACAAGCGAGCCAAGGAATCATAACcgcttgtcagagaatgtcagaaaATAATcagcatgtcagggaatattctcacAGTCAAGGCTCGTTACCCCTTTTGATTCCATCGTCAGCCTATGAGAGGGTGCCACATGTCATTCACCGCTAggcaaagcctgacagccgacattctatgacacccgtcagacccagaaacttccgttgcagtataaaaagggaggttttGTCCCTTAcgtaggtacgctcactcgtcatttctcactagtttttacttttcgtcctttctctgtgatttctggggaaaaagtacctgacttgagcgtcggagggcctgacccggggactttttccctggtttttggTCTCTAACAACTCGTGTGCTcgtttgagtgtgcgcagagccgtaTCATTATCAGCCTGATCATCTTCCCTCGTCAGCCGCCTGTGCCAACCTTTCAGAGGGTACCCGACAGATCCAACTCTTCAGCGACTTCCGTCAACTTCTAGTACAGCAagacccgccttcatccgactcagctttcggacgggatcatatatgatcctgtcgggaatctgGGAAGACAGATCtaccggtgtgacgtgtctggaaggttgaccgcatccccatgactcgGTGGTGAGCTATCCTCCATGTTGACCGGGTCGTCCGAAGTCTTTCGATCAACACTACCTGCAGCCatcgaccgggttgccccggtctctggtaccccggtGCTCGAGGCGATCCCACAAATATATGAGCAGTTGAATAATAACGGCACAATGAAATAAGTACGAGATGAGTAcaatgacgtaccctggccccagggggcgccctcggatggctCGATGAGCTGGTCGCGATGCGGATCTGGCCCTCTCGACTATGCAAAGTAGATGGATGTGAGTCAACGGAGGAGCCGACCCTAAGTGCAGCGACGTGGAATTTGATGTAACATGTATCCATAAGGCAACATGTAAGCCAGAATATGTCcttggctcgcaggccggaatatgGCACA
Coding sequences:
- the LOC122045475 gene encoding putative UDP-rhamnose:rhamnosyltransferase 1, translated to MADHGNGDSLHIAVFPWLAFGHMLPFLRLSKSLAKRRHRVSFLSTPRNIARLPKLPPDVAPFIDFVPLPLPPIDNLPLDAESTNDLLPDQVQYLKKALDGLQSPFACFLRSTKPDWVIIDFCQHWAPAIAAELNVPCAYFSIFRASTLFIFSDKITRPTSLLTPEEFTKPPESVPFPTTLAFRLYEAKGVIWAYRDNASGISDMQRITSVLKASNLVAFRSCFEHESSWLSLFATRFCAGDVVPVGLLPTPEDELASHAEAQSSSTATILRWLSEQLPRSVVYVAIGSEATLSAEQERELASGLELSAMPFLWAVRKPSGSGAGGGGGSRRHHHGMVIEGWVPQLEILRHNSVGAFLTHCGYSSVIEGLQFGLPLVMLPLIVDTGLIARWCVEMKVGEEVARNEADGSFTGEDVAVAIRKVMVEEEVGKAFRSNSEKQREVFADMKLHESYVDSFIQRLRSKGDYNINLHELQARSSQ